Proteins found in one Lysinibacillus fusiformis genomic segment:
- a CDS encoding phage tail protein produces the protein MSDQYVGEIRMFSGKYAPVGWELCNGQLLTITGNEALFSLIGVKYGGDGRTNFALPDLRGRLPIHNSSQFPWASKGGTETVTLTEENLPAHTHGVYANNIPNEATENSPANNTWGISSLTNYQTNVSSNIVQMNNELVSNVGGNQFHNNIMPSFVLNFIIATQGLYPDFQ, from the coding sequence ATGTCAGATCAATATGTAGGAGAAATACGCATGTTTAGCGGTAAATATGCTCCAGTAGGGTGGGAATTATGCAATGGTCAATTATTGACTATTACAGGTAATGAGGCACTTTTTTCATTAATAGGTGTCAAATATGGGGGAGATGGTAGAACGAATTTTGCATTGCCAGATTTACGTGGAAGACTACCAATTCATAATAGTTCCCAGTTCCCATGGGCAAGTAAAGGTGGCACAGAGACAGTTACATTAACAGAGGAAAACTTACCTGCCCATACACATGGAGTATATGCCAATAATATACCAAATGAAGCAACCGAAAACTCACCAGCTAATAATACCTGGGGAATATCTAGCCTTACAAACTATCAAACGAATGTTTCCAGTAATATTGTACAAATGAACAACGAGTTAGTTTCTAATGTAGGCGGAAACCAATTTCATAATAACATTATGCCTTCATTTGTCCTTAATTTTATAATAGCAACGCAGGGACTTTATCCCGATTTTCAATAA
- a CDS encoding phage tail protein — MAEPFLGEIRLFSFNKIPRGWLPCNGQILPITGNVALYSLLGVTYGGDGKTTFALPNLQGRVPLHQGNQIAYGTVGGEEAHTLTVNEIPSHTHEITADSSTTDKPSPKDNTWGAVNGKNIYAKNHNTAMNEAALSSTGQNKAHNNMQPYLSLSFCIATMGIFPSRG; from the coding sequence ATGGCAGAGCCATTTTTAGGCGAAATACGTCTTTTTAGTTTCAATAAAATACCGAGAGGGTGGCTTCCTTGTAATGGTCAAATATTACCTATAACTGGAAATGTTGCGTTGTATTCATTGTTAGGAGTTACGTATGGAGGGGATGGCAAGACAACCTTTGCGCTTCCGAATTTACAAGGTAGAGTACCATTACATCAAGGTAATCAGATTGCTTACGGAACAGTAGGAGGAGAGGAAGCACATACATTGACAGTTAACGAGATACCCTCTCATACCCATGAAATAACAGCAGATTCCTCAACAACAGATAAGCCTTCACCAAAAGACAATACATGGGGTGCAGTTAATGGAAAGAATATTTATGCTAAAAACCATAATACAGCTATGAATGAAGCTGCTTTGTCAAGTACAGGACAGAATAAAGCGCATAATAATATGCAGCCCTATTTAAGCTTATCATTTTGTATTGCAACAATGGGCATTTTTCCAAGTAGAGGATAA
- a CDS encoding phage tail protein, with product MDPYLGEIRIFAGNYAPRDWAFCDGSLLSIVQYNALYSIIGITYGGDGKTTFQLPDLRGRAPMHYGDGPGLTPRTFAQSIGSSTVTLNETQMPIHKHITQGSSVVAGGINNPTNAIWGSESALSAKPYVNLKNAIAMKVDIVNPQGGNQPHNNMQPFVAMNFIICLDGIYPQKP from the coding sequence ATGGATCCGTATTTAGGTGAGATTAGAATTTTCGCAGGAAACTATGCTCCGAGAGATTGGGCATTTTGTGATGGCAGTCTATTGTCTATTGTTCAATACAATGCTTTATACTCCATTATCGGAATAACTTATGGTGGAGATGGTAAGACAACATTTCAGTTACCTGATTTAAGGGGACGTGCCCCCATGCACTATGGCGATGGTCCTGGTTTAACGCCAAGGACATTTGCCCAATCAATAGGATCAAGTACAGTAACTCTTAATGAAACACAAATGCCTATTCATAAACATATAACACAGGGGTCCTCTGTAGTAGCAGGTGGCATTAACAACCCCACTAATGCTATTTGGGGTAGTGAGTCAGCGCTTTCGGCAAAACCATATGTTAATTTAAAAAATGCAATTGCAATGAAAGTAGATATAGTAAATCCACAAGGTGGAAATCAACCACATAATAATATGCAGCCATTTGTCGCAATGAATTTTATTATTTGTTTAGACGGAATATATCCTCAGAAGCCATAA
- a CDS encoding InlB B-repeat-containing protein encodes MELASFIKSTVYKILIILTISTMVFSTLGIQPASASSTDTLSPVEQMNVKKDSNGQLLGEYNDPAMMNVATKDFAALKFSIDTSKPILSAQLALAGINQDNKPFSNLEVRIGNNNWNSTSPGNNFPDFIQGIPTKNEAVAQGDGEQVYEELIDVTDLVTNSSAIIGNNVTFILTSNSNEMTVVKFSSSMDSELAPLAPTLKITYGDGQNSVPTDISLNPATVEENQPTGTTVGMLSTTDPDAGETFTYSLVNGPEDNDNNSFSIDGTQLKTAGVFDYEAKSSFSVRIRVTDKGGQGLSFDKSFTINVTDVNEAPTDISLNPTTVAENQPSGTKVGTLSATDPDAGSSFTYSLVNGAGSTDNSSFSIVGNELRTNSSFDYQTKNSYSVRIQVTDNKGLTFEKIFTISVTELNEGPTDITLSSLTVAENEPVGTVVGTFSTTDPNVGDTFTYSLVAGTGATDNSSFTIDGNQLKTAEIFDYETKDNYSVRIKVSDSTNNLYEKAFTISISDVNEAPTDISLSPTSIAENQPSGTKVGTLSTMDADVGETFTYSLVVGTGDTDNSSFIIVGDELRTNSSFDYETKNSYSVRIRVTDKDSLFYDKEFTISVTDVNEDPIPTLISTAPANNATNIPINPTLTLTFSENVSGVAGKNIRIYGPNNSLIDTIDATNATVNGSTVSIQPTNTLLKEITYYVLMDDGAFVDTANQGVAGITANNIWHFTTLSPSDNANLSSLVISSGNLNPNFTDSTVNYQVNVAYNVENIEITPTTADSSAILKFNGISIASGQLRTIPLNVGSNTITIVVTAENGVATKTYTLTVIRALPTLEQVDNVALSTSGIATWTDIAGESSYAVQLYKDSSPIGSVVDISADTTTHNFLTAMRAAGVGAYTVTVKAKGDGLTYLDGAPSISSNTQTIIKLASITNGLNWDGDIAKWQAIPNAVSYDVLLYKGGIAVGTATNVLAGNINEGVDFTTAFQTNGIGSYTFTVQPKGDGLLILDGDQGVSSSTKIISPLTYTVLYDGNGNTGGTVPQDNAIYSQNDDVTVAANDGGLVKTGHSFISWNTKANGTGTSYLPNNTFKIATENITLFAQWAINHYTVSFDVDGGSTISNQTIDYGEKASQPTPAPTKADHIFEGWYTSNAYTTSYDFNSAITRHTTIYAKWSPVMYTVSFDANGGSAVSNQTVGHGKKASQPTPTPTKTGHTFGGWYTSNAYTMPFDFNSVITGNTTIYAKWNPVTYTVRFDVDGGSAVSNQTVTHEGKASQPTSAPTKADYTFGGWYTNNAYTTPYNFDTAITANTVIYAKWISNNTGGGNTDPSPNPDSGSSTPSTNVEEIVVDVESGEGDLVSKTTIKRTKNVDNTIDDEVTLTAESATETIRKLKEQGNDKARIIIPDQQDQVNQVHVSIPNNVVTLLQNGAVHLEIVTDNVKIEVPKTSLEMFNDNLYFRLIPIRGQAEQLDIQEQAKKERVVQQLAGSAVVELLGRPMIIETNMQSRPVTLTLPLPTDLTQEQLNHLAIYIEHSDGTKEVVYGKIVEYEKGIAGLQFEVNRFSTFSILYLPEKEEVKEPTTDAVTHSPYIQGYPDGTFRPNAPVTRAQMASMFARQLTGNAIPQAKATYTDTIQHYAKDAIEFAKEKGLFTGVTATNFNPNGLITRAQMATVAARWIEQQCVDRPDADFCQPTLQSAVFKDMSDNHWAVKAIDTVNTAGIMTGVTADTFNPDGYLTRAQAVKVLNRLFERQVLVENQPPLFTDVPRQHWAFYEIQEAAKK; translated from the coding sequence ATGGAATTAGCTTCTTTTATAAAATCAACAGTATATAAAATATTAATAATTTTAACCATTTCTACAATGGTTTTCTCAACCTTAGGAATACAACCTGCAAGTGCTAGTTCTACAGACACATTATCTCCTGTAGAACAGATGAATGTAAAAAAGGATTCTAACGGTCAACTTTTAGGGGAATATAATGACCCTGCTATGATGAATGTTGCAACTAAAGATTTTGCTGCTTTGAAATTTAGTATTGATACATCTAAACCCATCCTTTCAGCTCAGCTTGCTTTAGCTGGAATAAATCAAGATAATAAACCTTTTTCTAATCTAGAAGTTAGAATAGGTAATAATAATTGGAATAGTACTTCTCCAGGAAATAACTTTCCAGATTTTATACAGGGAATTCCTACAAAAAATGAAGCTGTAGCTCAAGGTGACGGTGAACAAGTTTATGAAGAATTGATTGATGTGACAGATCTAGTAACAAATTCATCAGCAATTATAGGTAATAATGTAACATTTATATTAACGAGTAATTCAAATGAGATGACTGTAGTTAAATTTAGTAGCTCGATGGATTCTGAATTGGCACCCTTGGCACCTACTCTAAAAATTACCTATGGTGATGGTCAAAATAGTGTACCCACCGATATATCATTAAATCCAGCTACAGTAGAAGAAAACCAACCAACAGGAACAACCGTGGGAATGTTAAGTACTACAGACCCCGATGCAGGAGAGACGTTTACGTATAGTTTAGTAAATGGCCCAGAGGATAACGATAATAATAGCTTTAGCATCGATGGAACACAGTTAAAAACAGCAGGTGTGTTTGACTATGAAGCCAAGAGCAGTTTTAGTGTACGGATCAGGGTAACTGATAAAGGTGGTCAAGGTCTATCATTTGATAAATCGTTTACTATCAATGTGACAGATGTCAATGAAGCCCCAACAGATATTTCATTAAACCCAACGACAGTAGCAGAAAATCAACCATCAGGAACCAAAGTCGGAACATTAAGTGCTACTGATCCTGATGCAGGTTCCTCTTTTACGTATAGTTTAGTAAATGGAGCAGGTTCAACAGATAATAGTAGCTTTAGCATAGTAGGTAATGAACTCCGAACAAATAGTTCGTTTGATTATCAAACAAAGAACAGCTATAGTGTTCGAATTCAGGTAACGGATAATAAAGGATTAACGTTTGAAAAAATATTTACCATTTCGGTGACAGAATTGAATGAGGGTCCAACAGATATTACGCTAAGCTCACTTACAGTAGCGGAAAATGAGCCTGTAGGAACGGTTGTTGGTACATTTAGCACTACTGATCCTAATGTTGGAGACACATTTACTTACAGCTTAGTGGCTGGCACAGGAGCTACAGATAACAGTAGCTTTACCATCGATGGGAATCAGCTAAAAACCGCAGAAATATTTGATTATGAGACGAAGGATAACTACAGTGTGCGAATTAAAGTATCCGATAGTACCAATAATTTATATGAAAAAGCATTCACTATAAGTATTTCAGATGTCAATGAAGCCCCAACAGATATTTCATTAAGCCCAACATCAATAGCAGAAAATCAACCATCAGGAACCAAAGTCGGAACATTAAGTACCATGGATGCTGATGTAGGAGAGACGTTCACGTATAGTTTAGTAGTTGGTACAGGTGATACCGATAATAGTAGCTTTATTATAGTCGGGGATGAACTGCGGACAAATAGCTCATTTGATTACGAAACCAAGAATAGCTATAGTGTTCGGATTAGGGTAACAGATAAAGATAGCTTATTTTATGATAAAGAATTTACTATATCGGTTACCGATGTCAACGAAGACCCAATACCTACACTGATATCAACAGCACCAGCCAATAATGCAACAAATATTCCAATTAACCCTACACTAACTTTAACATTTAGCGAAAATGTGAGTGGTGTTGCAGGAAAGAACATTCGTATCTATGGTCCAAATAATAGTTTAATAGATACAATAGACGCTACTAATGCAACAGTAAATGGCTCTACGGTATCAATTCAACCAACTAATACTCTATTAAAAGAGATAACTTATTATGTATTAATGGACGATGGGGCATTTGTAGACACAGCCAATCAGGGTGTAGCAGGTATAACAGCAAATAATATATGGCATTTTACTACGCTATCTCCTAGTGATAATGCCAATTTAAGTAGTTTAGTTATTTCATCAGGCAATTTAAATCCTAATTTTACAGATAGTACAGTGAATTATCAGGTTAATGTTGCTTATAATGTTGAAAATATTGAAATAACGCCAACGACCGCAGATAGTAGTGCAATCCTTAAATTCAATGGTATCTCCATTGCAAGTGGACAATTGAGAACAATACCTCTAAATGTAGGTAGTAACACGATTACCATTGTTGTAACTGCTGAAAACGGAGTAGCAACTAAAACATATACCCTCACGGTGATAAGAGCATTACCTACTCTCGAACAAGTAGACAATGTGGCTTTAAGCACTAGTGGTATTGCGACATGGACAGATATAGCAGGTGAATCTTCCTATGCTGTACAGCTCTATAAAGATAGCTCTCCGATTGGTAGTGTCGTTGACATATCAGCAGATACAACAACGCATAATTTCCTAACAGCAATGCGTGCTGCTGGAGTGGGAGCGTATACAGTAACCGTAAAAGCCAAGGGAGATGGGTTAACATATTTAGATGGTGCTCCGTCAATCTCTTCTAACACACAAACGATTATTAAACTAGCAAGTATTACAAACGGTTTGAACTGGGATGGAGATATTGCGAAATGGCAGGCTATTCCTAATGCGGTGAGCTATGATGTGCTTCTGTATAAGGGCGGTATAGCAGTTGGAACAGCAACAAATGTATTAGCTGGTAATATCAATGAAGGTGTTGACTTTACTACCGCATTCCAAACAAATGGCATAGGAAGCTATACTTTTACTGTACAGCCAAAAGGTGATGGACTACTAATTTTAGATGGGGATCAAGGAGTATCGTCTTCAACAAAAATCATTTCACCTTTAACTTATACAGTTTTATACGATGGTAACGGTAATACAGGTGGAACTGTACCTCAAGATAATGCAATATATAGTCAAAATGACGATGTCACTGTAGCTGCCAATGATGGCGGTCTAGTTAAAACTGGGCACTCATTTATAAGCTGGAATACAAAGGCGAATGGTACAGGTACATCTTATCTGCCAAATAATACATTTAAAATAGCAACCGAAAATATCACACTTTTTGCACAATGGGCAATTAATCATTATACAGTGAGCTTTGATGTAGATGGAGGAAGTACCATCTCGAATCAAACAATAGATTATGGGGAAAAAGCTAGTCAGCCAACCCCTGCGCCAACGAAAGCTGACCATATATTTGAAGGCTGGTATACGAGTAATGCCTATACAACATCATATGATTTTAACAGTGCTATTACTAGACACACAACAATCTATGCAAAATGGAGTCCTGTGATGTATACGGTGAGTTTTGATGCCAACGGAGGAAGTGCCGTCTCGAATCAAACGGTAGGGCATGGGAAAAAAGCAAGTCAGCCGACACCAACGCCAACAAAAACTGGTCATACATTTGGAGGCTGGTATACAAGTAATGCCTACACAATGCCATTTGATTTTAACAGTGTCATTACAGGGAACACAACAATCTATGCAAAATGGAATCCTGTGACGTATACGGTGAGATTTGATGTAGACGGAGGAAGTGCCGTATCAAATCAGACGGTGACACATGAAGGAAAAGCAAGTCAACCGACATCTGCGCCAACAAAAGCTGACTATACATTTGGAGGTTGGTATACAAATAATGCCTACACAACACCATATAATTTTGATACTGCAATTACAGCCAACACAGTGATCTATGCAAAATGGATTAGTAATAATACAGGTGGTGGTAATACCGATCCTTCACCAAATCCTGATTCAGGTTCATCAACACCTTCAACCAATGTAGAGGAAATTGTGGTAGATGTTGAGTCTGGTGAGGGTGACCTAGTTTCTAAAACAACAATAAAACGAACAAAAAATGTAGATAACACTATAGACGATGAAGTGACATTAACTGCTGAGAGCGCAACAGAGACGATTAGAAAATTAAAGGAACAAGGAAATGATAAAGCAAGAATCATCATTCCGGATCAGCAGGATCAAGTAAATCAAGTTCATGTGTCTATACCCAATAATGTGGTGACACTTCTACAAAATGGTGCAGTCCATCTTGAAATTGTCACAGATAACGTCAAAATTGAAGTGCCAAAAACTTCGTTGGAAATGTTTAATGATAATCTCTATTTCAGACTTATTCCTATAAGAGGGCAGGCTGAACAATTGGATATCCAAGAACAAGCAAAAAAGGAAAGGGTTGTGCAGCAGTTGGCTGGAAGTGCAGTTGTTGAGTTGCTTGGTCGTCCAATGATCATTGAAACAAATATGCAAAGCCGTCCCGTCACATTAACGTTACCTTTACCTACTGATTTAACGCAGGAACAGCTCAATCATCTGGCTATCTATATTGAGCATAGTGATGGCACAAAAGAGGTTGTGTATGGAAAGATTGTAGAATATGAAAAAGGAATAGCAGGTTTACAGTTTGAGGTAAATAGGTTCTCTACATTCTCTATTCTTTACTTACCAGAAAAGGAAGAAGTGAAGGAGCCAACTACTGACGCCGTTACACATTCACCTTATATCCAAGGCTATCCAGATGGTACCTTCCGTCCGAATGCACCTGTTACACGAGCACAAATGGCAAGTATGTTTGCCCGTCAATTAACAGGTAATGCAATTCCGCAAGCGAAGGCAACCTATACAGATACCATTCAGCATTACGCAAAAGATGCGATTGAATTTGCAAAGGAAAAGGGTTTGTTTACAGGGGTTACGGCAACTAACTTTAATCCAAACGGCTTGATTACGCGTGCACAGATGGCAACAGTAGCTGCCCGCTGGATAGAACAGCAATGTGTAGATCGTCCTGATGCAGATTTCTGTCAACCAACCTTACAAAGTGCAGTATTCAAAGATATGAGCGACAATCATTGGGCAGTGAAAGCGATTGATACTGTCAATACAGCGGGAATTATGACAGGAGTAACAGCAGATACATTCAATCCAGATGGCTACTTAACACGTGCACAAGCGGTGAAAGTATTAAATCGACTGTTTGAGCGTCAAGTCCTCGTTGAAAATCAACCACCATTATTTACAGATGTGCCAAGACAGCATTGGGCATTTTATGAAATTCAAGAAGCAGCAAAAAAATAA
- a CDS encoding response regulator transcription factor, translating into MLKAIIVDDEILAINLLEATLNDNGAVTIVGKFLNPLEAIANIPTLKPDILFLDIEMAEMNGIELASKFANFVHLIDIVFVTAYEHYALEAFTVQAFDYILKPIEKERLMKTIERISLRRKQFQLKADVHPIDEDARTIEDFHFHVHSGRVYIGNTALALSTKEFQIFFFLAQRPGQIFHPSELYKLIWAEESIGHTQALKVHISNLRKKLESVTGHRARIVTVRGSGYQFLFES; encoded by the coding sequence ATGTTAAAAGCCATCATTGTAGACGATGAAATTTTGGCAATCAATTTATTAGAAGCTACATTAAACGACAATGGTGCTGTTACTATTGTGGGGAAATTTCTAAATCCACTAGAAGCTATAGCAAACATCCCTACACTCAAACCAGATATTCTTTTTTTAGATATCGAAATGGCCGAAATGAATGGTATTGAATTGGCCAGTAAATTTGCAAACTTTGTGCATTTAATAGACATTGTTTTTGTAACTGCCTATGAACATTATGCCTTAGAGGCTTTTACTGTACAGGCTTTTGATTATATTTTAAAACCTATTGAGAAAGAACGTTTAATGAAAACAATTGAAAGAATTTCTTTGCGTAGAAAGCAGTTTCAATTAAAAGCCGATGTACACCCAATAGATGAAGATGCTCGTACTATAGAAGATTTTCACTTTCATGTTCACTCAGGAAGAGTTTATATTGGTAACACAGCTTTAGCCTTATCCACAAAGGAATTTCAAATATTTTTCTTTCTAGCACAACGGCCAGGACAAATTTTTCATCCTTCAGAATTGTATAAGCTTATTTGGGCAGAGGAAAGTATTGGGCATACTCAGGCATTAAAGGTTCATATTAGTAATTTACGAAAAAAACTGGAATCTGTCACTGGCCATAGAGCTAGGATTGTAACCGTGAGAGGTTCTGGGTATCAATTTCTATTTGAATCATGA
- a CDS encoding metallophosphoesterase has protein sequence MKKLLYGIFFVVFIVIFLYVNNHWLVVSKHVFESENVPASFDGLRIVQVSDLHDAVFGDNQRKLIAKVKDTKPDYIFITGDVIDSNRYDLKQSLQAVKGLVEIADVYYVLGNHEVATNKVSEIYEALSSLGVHIMANESTVLERDGERLAIVGIEDPLMGRTTEDMLDIATAYLPDDMFKLLLAHRPEMFNTYVNYHIDLVFSGHAHGGQVRIPGLGGLVAPGQGLFPKYTAGIYEAGATKMVVSRGLGNSSVPYRIFNLPEIIVMDLKKK, from the coding sequence TTGAAAAAATTATTATATGGTATTTTCTTTGTTGTTTTTATAGTCATTTTTTTGTACGTAAACAATCACTGGCTAGTCGTAAGTAAACATGTGTTTGAATCAGAAAATGTACCTGCTAGCTTCGATGGGCTACGCATAGTACAAGTTTCGGATTTACATGATGCCGTCTTTGGTGACAATCAACGAAAACTGATTGCAAAGGTGAAGGATACAAAACCTGATTATATTTTTATCACAGGTGACGTAATCGATAGTAATCGCTATGATTTAAAACAAAGTCTACAGGCAGTGAAAGGACTAGTTGAAATAGCGGATGTTTATTATGTACTAGGTAACCATGAGGTAGCAACGAATAAGGTGAGTGAAATTTATGAGGCGCTGTCATCGTTAGGGGTACATATAATGGCCAACGAATCGACCGTGTTAGAGCGCGACGGGGAGCGCTTGGCGATTGTTGGAATTGAGGATCCGTTAATGGGTAGAACAACAGAAGACATGCTGGACATTGCAACAGCCTATTTGCCAGATGATATGTTTAAGTTGTTACTAGCACATAGACCAGAAATGTTTAATACGTATGTAAATTATCACATAGATCTAGTATTTTCGGGACATGCGCATGGTGGACAAGTTCGTATTCCTGGACTAGGAGGACTTGTTGCACCAGGACAGGGATTGTTCCCAAAATATACAGCTGGTATCTACGAAGCAGGCGCGACGAAAATGGTGGTTAGTAGAGGGTTAGGCAATAGCTCCGTACCATATCGTATTTTTAATCTACCAGAAATTATTGTGATGGATTTAAAGAAAAAATAA
- the tatC gene encoding twin-arginine translocase subunit TatC: protein MDPYEDGKRKYLSPLDKPQAEPPAPVEALIEIPVVAIEEDHVSTEPLIPVTSLLEHLTDLRKQIIKGLTVFILFFIVVFSTINIWFPFITRGHSLVILGPLEVVKFYMTISTTLAFGLAMPFLVHFLWSFIKPGLKEEESRFLGLYAPIMLILFLVGIAFGYFVVNPLSYTFLVSVGATNFDVMVSANEYMHFLIMTTVPLGLLFELPIVALFLSAIGVLTAESMKKIRGWSYIAMGVGSAVITPPDFISQLLVLIPMIILYEISIYLVKRIERKQIESTA from the coding sequence ATGGATCCATATGAAGACGGAAAAAGAAAATATTTAAGCCCTCTTGACAAACCTCAAGCCGAGCCTCCAGCACCTGTGGAGGCTTTAATTGAAATACCTGTGGTAGCAATTGAAGAGGATCATGTTTCAACTGAGCCCCTGATACCTGTTACTTCATTATTGGAGCATCTTACTGATTTACGTAAGCAGATTATCAAAGGGCTAACGGTTTTTATTCTATTTTTCATTGTTGTCTTTTCCACAATTAATATTTGGTTTCCTTTCATAACGCGAGGTCACTCACTCGTTATTTTAGGACCCCTAGAAGTAGTTAAATTTTACATGACGATTTCAACTACTTTAGCATTTGGTCTTGCAATGCCTTTTCTTGTCCATTTTCTGTGGAGCTTTATAAAACCAGGCTTAAAGGAAGAGGAAAGTCGATTTTTAGGCCTCTATGCACCGATCATGCTAATTCTTTTTTTAGTAGGGATAGCTTTTGGTTATTTCGTCGTAAACCCACTTAGCTATACATTCTTAGTAAGCGTTGGGGCTACCAATTTCGATGTCATGGTATCAGCAAATGAATATATGCACTTTTTAATCATGACCACAGTACCGCTTGGTTTATTATTCGAGTTACCGATTGTTGCCCTATTCTTATCAGCCATTGGTGTACTGACTGCTGAATCCATGAAAAAGATACGGGGCTGGTCTTATATCGCTATGGGCGTAGGCTCTGCTGTTATCACGCCACCAGACTTTATAAGCCAGCTACTTGTATTAATACCAATGATTATTTTATATGAAATAAGTATCTATCTCGTTAAACGTATAGAACGCAAACAAATTGAAAGCACTGCGTAG
- the tatA gene encoding twin-arginine translocase TatA/TatE family subunit — MGGLGAIGVPGLIIILVIVLIVFGPKKLPEIGGAVGKTFAEFKKSTKGLMDDEEDTVKKVEKKSDAS, encoded by the coding sequence ATGGGAGGTCTTGGAGCAATTGGAGTACCTGGATTAATCATTATTTTAGTTATTGTATTAATTGTATTTGGTCCGAAAAAATTACCTGAAATCGGTGGAGCAGTTGGTAAAACGTTTGCAGAATTTAAAAAGTCTACTAAGGGGCTTATGGATGATGAAGAGGATACCGTGAAAAAGGTCGAAAAAAAATCTGATGCTTCGTAG